The window GCTGAAAGCATCTAAGCGGGAAGCCTGCTTCGAGATGAGTATTCCCACCAACTAGATTGGTTAAGGCTCCCAGTAGACGACTGGGTTGATAGGCCAGATGTGGAAGCCCTGTAAGGGGTGAAGCTGACTGGTACTAATAGGCCGAGGGCTTGTCCTCAGTTGCTCGCGTCCACTGTGTTGGTTCTGAAACCACGAACAATCCCATACCCTTGTTTGGCCACGGGGTATGGTGCCGCAGTTTGAGTGTTTCATAGTGTTTCGGTGGTCATAGCGTGAGGGAAACGCCCGGTTACATTCCGAACCCGGAAGCTAAGCCTTACAGCGCCGATGGTACTGCAGGGGGGACCCTGTGGGAGAGTAGGACGCCGCCGAACGTATATTGCTGATAGCCCCCGCACTCCGGTGCGGGGGCTATTTTGCGTTTAGGGTCGGAGTTATGCGCTATGAACTGGTGATCTTCGACAACGACGGCGTTCTCGTGGACAGCGAGCCGATCTCCAACGCGCTTCTCGCCGCGTATCTCACCGAGCTCGGGCACCCCACCTCGTACGAGGAGTCCCTGCGCGACTACATGGGTGCCGCCATGCATCGCGTACACGACATGATCGAGGAACGGACCGCGGAACGGCTGCCGGCCGACTTCGACGACGTCTTCCACGGGCGGGTGTTCGCCGCCTTCGAGAAGGAGCTGGAGCCGGTCACGGGAGCCGTGGAGGTCCTGGAGAAGCTCGCCGCGGACGGAGTTCCGTACTGTGTGGCGTCGTCCGGGAGCCATGAGCGCATCCGGGTGGGGCACCGGAAGACCGGGCTGGACCGGTGGTTCGACGACGGGCGGATCTTCAGCTCGCAGGATGTGGGGCGGGGGAAGCCCGCACCCGACCTGTTCCTGTACGCGGCAGGGCGGATGGGGGTCACCCCGGAGAAATGCCTCGTCATCGAGGACAGCCCGCTAGGGGTCCGGGCCGCCGTTGCGGCGGGGATGGACGTGTACGGCTTCACGGCCATGACACCGGCCGAGCGGCTGGCCGGGGCCGACCGCCTCTTCGGGCAGATGAGCGAGCTGATGGGGCTGCTCCAGAGCTGACGGGACGCCTCGAAGAAGACCAGTCGATCTTGAGATCTCGAAGCTGAGCAAAATTCATCTTCTGAACCATCTACCCACGAGTAAGCCGGAGCCCTACGCTGTGCCGCCATGACAGATGTGCTGCGGCGTGGCCGGGCCTCGTTGGCGTTCAGTTTCTTCGCCCAGGGCGTCGCCTTCGCGCTGCTCGTGACGCGTATCCCCGCGATCCAGGACCGGTACGGGATATCCGACGGGCTGCTGCCCGCCTTCCTCGCTGCCGTGCCGATCCTCGCCGGGGTCGGGAGCGTCTGTACCGAGCACCTGGTGAAGCGGGTGCCGCCGAGTCACGTACTGCGATGGTCGCAGCCCGTCGTGCTGCTCGCGCTGCTCGGTGTCGGCGCCGGTGACGGCCTGTGGGCGATCGGGCTCTCCCTCGCCGCCTTCGGGCTGGCCGTCGGAGCCCTCGACGCGTCCATGAACATGCTCGGGGTGAGCCTCCAGCACACCTACGGGCGCAGCATCATGCTCGGGTTCCATGCCGCGTACAGCCTGGGCGGGATCATCGGGGCCTCGCTCGCCTGGGTGGGGGCGCACTGGGACCTGGCGTTGTTCGTGTCGTACCTGCCCGTCGTGCTGGTGCTGTTGCCCGCCGCACTCGTGGCGAGCCGGTGGTACGTCGACAGGGGTGGCCCCGAAGAAGCCCCTGTGCCGGACGAGGGCGCTGGCAAGGGTGGCGGTGCGGGGCTGGGGTCCAGGATGCTCCTGCCGTTGTGTCTGGTGATGGCCGTCGCGTACATCGGCGATTCGACCGTCTCCAACTGGAGCGCCAAGTACCTGCAGGACGTGCTCGGCAGCTCGGAGCAGATGGCGACCCTTCCGTACAACGTCTACATGATCACCACGCTGCTCGGGCGGGCGGTCGGGGACCTCGGGGTGCGGCGCTTCGGGGCCGTGACGGTCGTGCGGGTGGGGGCCCTGCTCGCCGCCGTGGGCTTCGCGGTCGTGGCGGCCGCGCCGGGAGCCTGGGTCGGGATGCTCGGCTTCACGCTCGTGGGATTCGGCCTGTGCGTGATCGTGCCGCAGACCTTCGCGGCGGCGGGAAGGCTGTTCCCCGGGGCGGCGGACGCGGCCGTCGCGCGGCTGAACATCTTCAACTATGTGGGGTTCCTGGTCGGTTCGCCCCTGGTGGGGGCTCTGGGCGACGTGTGGAGCTATCGGGGAGCGATGCTCGTACCGATGGCCTTGGTCCTGGTGACGTTGGTGTACGCCCGTTCGTTCGGTTCCGGACCTTCCGGATACGGTGACGGGCATGAGCGGCCGCGC of the Streptomyces aurantiacus genome contains:
- a CDS encoding HAD family hydrolase, producing the protein MRYELVIFDNDGVLVDSEPISNALLAAYLTELGHPTSYEESLRDYMGAAMHRVHDMIEERTAERLPADFDDVFHGRVFAAFEKELEPVTGAVEVLEKLAADGVPYCVASSGSHERIRVGHRKTGLDRWFDDGRIFSSQDVGRGKPAPDLFLYAAGRMGVTPEKCLVIEDSPLGVRAAVAAGMDVYGFTAMTPAERLAGADRLFGQMSELMGLLQS
- a CDS encoding MFS transporter, yielding MTDVLRRGRASLAFSFFAQGVAFALLVTRIPAIQDRYGISDGLLPAFLAAVPILAGVGSVCTEHLVKRVPPSHVLRWSQPVVLLALLGVGAGDGLWAIGLSLAAFGLAVGALDASMNMLGVSLQHTYGRSIMLGFHAAYSLGGIIGASLAWVGAHWDLALFVSYLPVVLVLLPAALVASRWYVDRGGPEEAPVPDEGAGKGGGAGLGSRMLLPLCLVMAVAYIGDSTVSNWSAKYLQDVLGSSEQMATLPYNVYMITTLLGRAVGDLGVRRFGAVTVVRVGALLAAVGFAVVAAAPGAWVGMLGFTLVGFGLCVIVPQTFAAAGRLFPGAADAAVARLNIFNYVGFLVGSPLVGALGDVWSYRGAMLVPMALVLVTLVYARSFGSGPSGYGDGHERPRTADVGRGSNGL